The Macadamia integrifolia cultivar HAES 741 chromosome 3, SCU_Mint_v3, whole genome shotgun sequence genome segment TTGACTTGGAGAAGATGATTTAAAGTGATTTTACTGAATGTTTCCTCGCTAAAGGTTATGAATGTATGATTTCATTGTAGTCCAAGTCTGAAAACAATTTGATCTAAACTACTATTAACTTGAtactaaaaaacaaaataaattgaaactaaATCAGGCAAAAAACGAAAGTTCCTTAATAGTTTGATTTTGGTCTCACCCATTCTCAAATCGAAACCACCTCATCCTGACCAAAATTGAATTGAGCCGACCATCTTACGCCCCTAGATGGATccattagtttaaaaaaataaagatcagATTGGCCAATCCATGGCCAAAGTCTAGGATTATGGCATTTCAAGGCAATTCCAAATCATTGATTCGATCGGGACTGATTGATCTAGatattgattttggattttaaatCTTCCACAATATATATGACATATTTGAAAGATCACATAAtgcttttacaaaaaaaaaaaaaagtcacataaaacacttttttttttttcttaagaaaaatgGGATAGAGTGATGTGGGTGGAGAATGAATTCATTGCTCATATAATTGCCTGATTGTACGGGTGGATATTCAAACATTGATTCCATTTTCTATCATTACAGAGGTGAAGAGGGATAtatttaaaagtaaaataaatagatGTTGGATGTTCATTCATACGAACAAACGATTATATCATATCAGCATCAGATCCAATCTCACATAGTTGTAGGTCTATGGGGGTTGGAGTTAGGGTGCAATTGCAAAATGGCAGGGCTGAGGTGGATTACTTCAGGGATTTAAATTTCGCAAGGGAAAGAGaggtgaaaattttgttttctaaagtaattaaaaaaaaaatttaaaagtacAAGAATTTAAGTAAATATAAAGATAAGTATAGAGAAGTGTTTGGATCAGATTGGTCAATTTTGCTCATACTTTCGCGAAAAGTAGATTTTGATTTTACACCTTTACACCTATTTTCAAACTGATATCCgatctgaaattctgaatcgatacatatcgatatcaAATATTGAAATGAGCGATTCGAtaccaaaactcaaaaccataGAAGCGAATCAAGTGATaggattttttcagaaaaaaattaaaaacacgTGTGCAAGCGCGAGTGAGTtcatcttttaaaaaaaataaagaaaagggaaaagtcATGTGAAAGTAAACAGAAAGCAGTCGTTGGAATAAGGATATCACCATAGTGGGCATGTGTCATCTGGGTCGTGAACGCACGGTTCTTCTTCCAGTAGAGAGTTGCTCAACCtcgaaaataaaaattgaaactttTCCTCTCAAAATCAGTTTAGTTTGCTTCAGCTTCAATTCTTTGTTGGCTACTGAGCTTCTCTAGTTCTCCGTCTCCCTCGTCTTCTTTCTTGGGTACGAAACCCTTACGTGTACCGATCATGGGAGACGGTGATTTAGACAGTCAATCTCTCGGAGAGCAATTTTCATCTGTTTCATCACAATCTCGTCGGAAATCTGTTCATCAAGCTCTTGGCGGTGGCACAAGTACATACtcatctatttctctctctatatctgCGCTTCGTTTGTTTCTGTGAATTTCCGAAGATCCCGTCTAACCGCTGTCACTATATCTGGCATTGCTTTTTCAGGattggaatttttatttattattattattattattattttttgttctgGATCTACTGAGTCATTCTTTTTATTCCTCTTATTCATTTCATGAGTTCTTGTTTGATTGGATATTGATACTGTAATGGGTTCTGCAGTTGCGGAAGCGCTATTGTGGAAACGATGGAGTACAGGGGCTTTTCTGCTAGTAGCAACGACTGCCTTTTGGTTCATGTTCGAATGGGCTGGATACGGTCTGTTATCATTTGCAGCTAATGTGTTCTTGCTTCTGGTTACAATCTTGTTCTTGTGGGGGAAGTCCGCTTCTCTCCTCAATAGGTACTGCGTTTGAAATTTTCGGATACATTTTGCTTCTTCcattatttctttcccttttaaatTCTATTAGTATTCAATTCAATCTATTCAAGCTCTTTAGTATTATGCATTTCTGCTTGCTGGGGTCCTGAAGTGACTGGTATCGTGGTTCAggcctcttcctcctcttccggATCTGGAAGTCTCCGATGATTTTGTTGTGAGAGCTGCGGATGTAGCAAGAGCGTGGGCAAATCGTGTACTGAAAGTTGCCCATGATATCTCTCTGGGAGGAGATGTGAAACTTTTCCTTCAGGTATTGatcagaaagaaaataaagaatatttTCGGGCCCCATTCTGGCCTGCCTCCTCCTCTCCCCTTTATATTTTAGAACTGCTTTATCTTGAAATAGGATTTTGTTCGTGTATGTATAGTGAAATTGATTTAGTTTGTTCTGTCTGCAACCGTGGTTGGATTTTTAGGTAATTTTCAGCCTATGGTTGATTTCTTATATTGGGAGTCTCTTCAGCTTCCTCACTTTTGTCTATATTGGTGAGTTTTTAACGTGACGTCTACTATGTTAGTTTATCCTTTAGCGATTTTTCTGCGTCAATTACATCTTGATGTGACCTATTCATTTCTTTGTTGATTCACTTTTGTTGACTTTGCCACAGGTGCTCTTATATCTCTCACTGTTCCTGCTTTGTACGACAAGTACCAGGATCATGTTGATGACAAGCTGAATAAAGCTCATGAAGTCCTTTCAACACATTACAGGAAAATTGATAACGTCTTAAGCATGATTCTCAGACCTGtaaacaaggaaaagaagattCAATAGCATGGTTGTTCTCCATCTCAAGCACTTATTATTTCAACTTATCTTTGATTTTGTGCATTGAGTATTTAGAGAAATGATCAGTAACTGTTGATAGGttaattatccttttttttttcttttaaataatcTGTGTTGATATGTTCTATCATAAAGTTCTCACAATTGGTTGTCTCCTTGTTGTGGAGGAGGTTTATTGAACCAAAATGTGACTATATTTTGTAAAATGATATTTCCAATTTTTGCAAGAAGATGTTATAAAATCATAGTAGTAAGCCCAAGTAAAATAATGGTTTTCCACCTGTTTCCAATATGTATCCATAATATAATTCCCATGTCCAACATTCAAAAACTTAAGCACTTCAACGCTATGAACTTCATTTATCCCATTCATTTTTGCCATTTAATTCTTTGTAAGGGCTGCAACTATTCAAATTCCTAAATTTAATGTCAGATTATCACTCAATTACAAATCTCAGAGATCTGGGGTTGCAAAGTACAAGCTTTATATGATGCAATATGCAGGCTTTTCTTGCATCCAAGAGGATCGGTTGGCTTGTAGCATTGAATAGCTAcgaaaagaaatattttaatCTCTCTCAAATCTCCCTTCCCTGACTGGCTTCTAATCATTGTATAATCCTATTACAGTTGAAAGGGTTGAGGTATGGCCCAACCATATCTAGTTTTGTGTCACTCTCCTCTTTTAGGAAAGGTTAAGAACTAGTGCGGGAGGGCATGGATGGTTGAAGGATTAAAGTTCCTGAAGAAGCTCAAGAAAAGCAAAGCACTGTTTGGAAGAAGGAACAAGAAGACTTTTAACCTATCCTTAAGTTTGATCTCAATTCTTTTAGAACAATAGAGGGACAAGCTTTAATTGCAGATGGTGTACGAAGAATTGACATGGAGGGGACAAATTATTTAATGCTAGAAATCAAAGCACTTTTGGATCAAGTGATGAGATGACATTAACAAGTACTTTCACTGATTAGCCAATGCTAGAAGACAAAATCATATGCTCAAGGGTGTAATGTGAGTGTCGATTTAGAGAATATGCAGGCCAATGAGAGGATCTCTAGATATTTTCAAGACAATTTGTATTAATCCTTTTCCTAGAATTGTGTCAAGGTGTTATATTGGAGCAAAAAAACCATTTCCGGAGAACAACTGGTGTTGCTGGAGGCTTGGAGAGCCTACTTGTGGGCTGGGGtcaacaaattttatttttatgattttgaggTAGTGGTTAAATAATTCCTTGTGACCTTATGAGAAATTTAAAATCCtcaaggaattttgggagaggGATCAGAAATAAACGGAGAAACACTATCACTTGCAAAGAAAACTGgcttttctcataaaaaatattCTAGACTAATAATGCTTGTGATGAGATATTATGGTTAATGTGTTTCCAAGGCACGTGAGGGTGGTTTTGGAATTTTTAATCACTTTTTCTTATGCATTTGTGAAGAAAAGAAGTATTATATGGTATTCATTAGCGGCCAACCAATGTATGGAATGTGTGGACATTAGGATCAaagtggaaagaaaaaagagcaaccaagtgcacaaggctccctcTACTATAGGGATTGGGAGGGgtaaatgtatgcagccttaccccctattTCGAAGGAGagactgtttccaagtttcaaacctgcgagcaacatgttgcaatagtgcaacttaaccctTGATAATGTTTTTTGTCAACTACGCAATAGTGGAGAAAGGTTTCTAGAATAGATGGAAGGGATGGATTATGGGTAGGTTTGGGAGGATTCCATTTATAATCTTAAAGACTTTTTAAGGTGTTTTCGACAAATTGTTGGGCTTGAGAAAACTCAAGGTGGTAGGTATTAGATGTAATGTTATCTGTTGTAAGAATGGTATACCTTTATGCAATTCATCAGATTTGAATGCTTTACCTTCTTCACATAGCATGTATGATCTTATCCTTGACATTTTGTCTCaaccatggttctaaatctcCCCGAAATTTCCTAGTTTTGGTATGGTCCGAGATGAAACCAGGTGTTGAAACCAAAATGTTACTGGTTTCGAAGTTTTGCATGGTTCAACCAATGCTTATATAAGTGACATTTTTCGATGGAAACATACACTGTTTCCCATATTTCGACAGAATCTCTCGAGTATTGTGGGTTTTAACTGAGAAGGGGGAATTTGGCCACAAAACATCAATTTTTGCTTAAGTTCTTGCAATCTTCTTCTACTATCTTGCAATATCAACCAAAATCAACCTAGAGAAGACTTCTTAGAGCTTCATGGTAAACCCACTTTTTCCCCTAAACTTCTTTTTTGTTCAACACAGTAGTAAACATAGTAGAATTCTTTCGAAGCAACCATGTGTTGGGATACTTGCAACATGTTGATGATGGGGCTTATATGTGGGCATTGATGGACTTTCAGAACAATTGGGCTCAAAACATGTCGTGGGATTCATACATGttgcattcagaggagcggctaGGACATCTGCAATGGTACACATCTCGTGGATTGGAGCCACCTAGAAACTCTTGGTACTGAGTGGCGAGTGTTGTATGACTAATTTCATTATCTAAGTTATATGATTTGATTGTCGTATTtacatttttaatatttaagttATATGTAGACTTAGTGTTTATAACAAATTAATAAGACTAGTGTACAACATCATTCAGTGTACACTAGCACACTTGGGTTAACACCAAAAGttccattttggtttttttttttatgtataattAAAATAGTTCATTTATTAGCTTTAAAAGGCAAAAATTACGTTGTACACAAAAAacctgacaaaaaaaaaaaaaataaaaacattttctaCGGGTCGAAATCAAGGTTTCCCACATAGCCCAGAAAAAGTAACTGGTTTCCCCGAAATTTCGCATGTTTAGATTTAGAACCTCGCCCTCAACCAAGCGGCATTTTGTACGgcagtgtatatatatatatatatatttttttttttggggggggggggtggggggagagtgAGATGTTTCACACTTGGAAGATGCAACCATATAGCTGTCATTAAGGGGCTTGGGGGAGCTTCTAGGATGCCTTCTACATGGGCTTAAGCTTTCTGGCATGCTTTAATTTGGTTAGCCGCatgttttaaacttgagaaGTTGGCTTCTGGAAGCGAGAAGCTGAAGCCAGATAAGGTTAGATAGTTGTTTCTTAAAACTAAGCAATATTACTATGACCAATTATCCTAGGTAACATAATCCTTCTAACTTTTATGAATAAAttcttcttttatatattgCAACATTTAAAAATGTTACCCAGTCCTGGACCTATGTTCTATTGCTAGCATGGTAATTACTAGGTCAATTTgtttatcttattttatttggatggaTGGTGTATTGGTTAGTTGACTGTGGGTACCCAAAGTGTAGGGCAAGAACTCCCTATACTCACCAATGCAGGAATGTGGTGTTCTTTATGACAAATCATGTTTGAATGGTGCTAGATGGGCTTCTCGTCTGGGTAATCAAATAAACAAGTCATTAACCAGTGCTGGTCCCGCCTATGCAGGGTCTTGGGAGGGGTGAGTTTGGAGTCGGTCCTAACATTTGGCATTTTTGTGCAAAGTGGCTGCCCTCAAGACTCAAACCTGGGCATTTGCCCTTGACAGCCCGAACCTTTTACCATTGCTCTAAGCAATGGTCCAAACTGTTGTATTTTAGAACTTCTTATGTAGAAAATATGCTCATACTGGGTTTATGAGCCCATGTGACAGAATATTTATATCTTTTTCAgggttaaaaataaaacatatttgTGTTGGTGTAAGATTTGCATGATTGGGAACTGGAGCATTATGTAGTTTATTGGAGATTCTATTAGACAAGTCACCTTGCTTCATCGATGTGAAGTTCTGATTCTCTCGCTCGAGGTTGAATAAGCCAGCGGTGCCAAGAGTGTCTGTGAGACACCTCAAGGGGAGGGGATTGAATGTTTTGGCCTGCAGTTTTCTCATTTCAGGATAAGTCAGTACTAAAATTGCTTAGAACCTGCCATGGGCATCTTTAGAAACCACAGGGTTGTCAGGCTGTTGCCAAAGGACTCCTCTGGCTTAATACTACCCTAATCAAATTTAATCACTGTAGCAATTTTTCCTGGGATCAATGTGTTCATGCGTTGAATAAATTAATCAGAAACAGTAACTGGAGCaactagagtttttttttttttggttttggagaTTCCTGATCCTGTCATTAATGGTGTGGGACTGTTCTTGAGGCAGCTTCAATGCCTTGTAATTGAGTAGATCAGTTTGTGCACGGTAAGACCTCTAACCCTAGTCTCAACCAGGCCCAAAAGATtcagtgtgaactcatcattaagctttcaatttcaaaatgcTTGACATTGTTGTCAATATCCCTGATATTCCAAGCCCTTAGCCTATTCATGGAGGGGGCTTGGTTAGGGGAGGGGGCAAGGCTATTGCTTGCCTCCATAACTAGGGGTCCAAACTTCAGGGTGAGGCGCATAGATGACACAGTTCAAAAGAACTAGAAGGCCAGCAGCAAACTATGCCATCAAATTGGAGCAAGAATTGACTAATATGTTTAATATTGAGTGTTCCATGGGTTAGTATTTTTTAATTCTctattgtaatgggccaattctataagcccaaatcTTAAGGATTTAGGTCCTATACAGGATAAGttcttagtttctaatttatagTAGTCCAGAATCTTCCTACTTTGTTTTCTCTGGAACTCTCTCGCTTGTGCATGAAGAGTTACTATGTTTTTGTAGTGTTggaaagttataaataaagaagcagGGGAATCATACTACCCCAACAATTTTGACAAAACTATAGCTCTgctgtgatttttttttgagatgcAGTTCGCTCTTGTGAGATGCAATGGCAGCCTTGGTGGGATGCCAAGTTGAATTGGTGAGATGCTACTCAAGTTCTAGGTGTTAGGCCTAGTCCACAtccttcttccatttttttttgtaaggtcagtttctgatttctccatccttgtGCATACAAGTTCAGAAtctattttcctctttcttgCGCATATAAGTTTACCATTCTGTTTTGTAATTCTGTCCGCTAACTACTGCTAGTTTCTTCTGAGTTTCTGATCAGATTAAAAAaggggcatacccagtgcatgaggttcCCGCCAttgtggggtctggggagggtcataatgtatgtgGGCTTAAACCCACttcgcagagaggctgttttctGAAATAGATACCACTTCATTGCATCGATTCCACATTTTGTTGGTAGTACATTGCCTATTCATTAACTCTGGTACAGCACTACTACTTATTCTAACTTCTATTTTCTGCTAGTTACTATTTTCCAGTCTCACTTACTAATTTGTCCGTCTGAGTTTCTAAAACTGTCCTATGTTCTTATTTGATCCTTGGTCTTACGCTTACCTTTCTATTTCTGTTAACTACCAAAtctgagtttctattttctacttTCTGGTAGTTTCTGAACTCTCAGATCTATTACTATTCCCTATTTCCCTATAGGTTTCTAAATCTGTTTTGGAAAGTTTCTATTTGTTCTTATTGCCATAACTCCAGATCTAACCGTTGGAACCATAACTCCGTTTATTCCCCTATACAGCCCCATCGGATTGTGCAGTGTTCAGTTATTTCAAATCTCTCTATTCTGGTCCTAAGGATTTGCCTTGCAATCCTTACCTGTGGTTTGCATCTGAATTCACTTTTAGGTGAACTAGATTCCATTAGTGGCGCTCTTGAATTTCCAATGGAAAACGAAAAGAGGGGCTCAGTACTTGTAGGAGCAGAAAGCGAGTTTGCTGGAGTCCTCTCTCACTCCACATGGCATGAACCAGAAGCTAGCTGCCATGACCACCATGAGAATACAGGTTTGATTTCTCATTATGCATTGATCCAAAGTCTATCCTGGGGAACTGAACCTTTTCTATACAAAGATGTATACATTTTGCTTGACTATTGACTACTAGTACTTGTTACACTCATCGCTGGTAAGAGAAAAAGCTGAAACAATTTTGTTGGACTTCTTTGTTGAATGTAGAAATTGGCGTCTAGAACCTAGTTGAattgtattaaaaataaattgagtTATTGTGGCAACATACTTCTAATATCCTCTCCTCCCACCCCaccaccctaaaaaaaaaaaaaaactctggaAGTGGAGCTCTAAAAGAACTAGTTTGGGAGAAATCTGTACTGCTTGTATTAGGGAATAGAGTTGTCTCTCACAATGAGTAGAATGTATACAAGACAAATCATGTAGACCAGTGACCCACTGTTATCTGCTAGTGGATTCACCTGGGTACTTGTTTTAACCCTTTTCAGTGATGTTGATGAATGTAAATAATCTCAATTATCTGTATTTTGATTCTGCTGTTTGTGTTACTCACTGCATCTATCTGTCGGCTATTACAGGACATAGTTGACTAATGAGTAAAATATTTCAGGTTTTTGTTAGCTGAGATGCCACGTGGTTTCATCGCCTTCTTCCTGGTACAGCATACCTTTAACCAACACAAGTCATCATTCATTGTGGGAGAAATATTGTTTGCCTGATATTGGTGCATCTAGAATCTTGATGTAATGATTTCACTAGTTTTTTATATCTTTTTGGTTGATTGTAATTTCTTCCACACTTTCCCCCCATTTTTTGTATTACAAAACTATATTGTTTGTGCATATCCTTCTTTTCTGTTAAAAACCCTTCTTAAAGCTTATGAAGTATCATTAGAGCAGATCTGTATCACATTGATGCACAAGTGCTCTTGTGCCAATACATTAATGCAAATGGAACTTAGATCAGTAGGAGAGAGTATTGTCTGTCTCCCTTGGTTCTTTGGCTGGATTAGTAATTCTTGATTACATTTTTCAATGTTAGAAAAAAAAGCATGTTTTGTTAACTGAACCCATTAACACTAAATGGAAGAGGAAGGTAACCTCTTGGATGCAACCTTATTCGACATTTGCGTACTTTTCATTTCGATCAGGTATCTTTCATGAGACTTGTCTGATCTTAACTACTCAAAGGACACTAGCTGCTATTACATGTTTGTTTGTGTATGCATTAGTCAGATTTTCATCTATGTTGCAATGCATTTGTTTAATCATTATAGTGCTGTTGGCTGTTCGTTTTGGCAAGTTGATGGGTGATTCTCACATGTCCTGGTATGAGAGAAGAATTATAACAGGACTGCGTTTGATATGCAATCTAGATTTGTTTcgctttctttgtttttttcatcACAGAATGTGAAATCTACATAAGAATGCATACTAAATGCAGCGAAATAAACTAAAATCACATCATTGGAAACATACTTTGTTCATATCTTTGAGAATCCAGAGTCAAGTTCCTACCCAGAAATTCCAGACATTGAGACAAAACTGATCAAAAAGCCTGTTCTTCCTTGTCCTCAAGATCACGTTATTGGAAAGTACAAATACCACTCCGttaaggaaaggaaaggaaaatgatattACAAAGGTAATTTTATAAATCGTCATTCATCAGAATTAGGgctaatttgaaagtgactgtCTATTCCAATCGGATTTCTAAAACCATAACCCAGGAGCAAAATCCAGAATTCCGGGCTCGCTATGTTGGATGTTGTAGCCCATAATCAGAATCGGTTGATGGTACCATTTCCTAATAGAGAACGCTGGTGGCTAAGGACTAAACGGACAGTTTAAAATCCATAATCAATTCGCTAGGTATCCGTTTAATGATGTTTCTGGATTCAAATTCAGAACAAAATCTATCTAATTCAAATAGATATCAATTAATAATGATATTAATTAAATGATCTTGAGGATTCTTGAAGTTCTTACGGATTTTAAATAACGAGAAAAAGAGCTACGACAATTGAGAGACATGAATTGTTAGTGAATCATATCCTTTAGAGGGAGGAAAGTCTTGGTAACACGAGTTAAGGATGTAcatggatagttgaaaatctGTATTCAATTAGCATTTATATCTGTTTATGGGTATTCGTATTCTGTCAGGAGATATCCGATTCTGATCACATCCGATGTTTATTCGATTTGTTTACATCTCTACAGTCTATGTGAAAATCATTTGTAGTTGTTACACCAATGCGATGAGTATCGGGTGACTGAGAGTCTCTTGGAACGTGCCCAAATGTTTTCAGTTGTCGGATGCTCATTGTACCTCACTGGTCACTGCTGAGGATGTGAGCTCCCTACACAAAGTCACGCTTTAGATTAAAACTACTCTCAACTATTTGTCCAGCTGTTTATTAGCTTCAAGGTCTATAATAGAACCAGCAGCCAGTTTTGTCTTTAGAACTTTCATAGCATGGGGTACTTAGTGGTAACTGGGTGGATTTAGTAACCCCACCAAAACGGTTCTTGCTACTGATATACTAGAGCAAGGTGGGATGATGTCAAGTCCACATGCCCTTCTGGGTTGGGCCACACGTGCTATAAAGGCAATTACAATGAGAGGCAACACTGTATTTCACCTCAGTTCGGATTGTTCTATGGAACTCAGAAACATGAAGTTGGAATTGAAGTATTTTTGTTGGGTTTTGGTATGTTCTTGACCTATTTTGATCTGTGATTGATCTATCCCTAATCTATaaacccttttctttttagatcCTAATTGATACCAGGCCTACTCCTCCAGCGCTTTCAAAAATTGGGAATCGGATCTCAGCTGATTCGACATAACCGATTCAAGCTAAGAGACATAAAATCACTGAGTTCTCAGATTTAAGGGCCAATTCTGATCCGTAGGGACCGATTCCATTCATGATTCTGTGTTATAACTTCTAACACGCTGGTCCCACACTCCCTGCATTCCCATGACCAGAAAGTTCAAGTCCTACGTCATCATTTCATTCACCAATGAGAATTCAAGAACGTGAGCTCATAGGCGATAATAA includes the following:
- the LOC122072945 gene encoding reticulon-like protein B11, coding for MGDGDLDSQSLGEQFSSVSSQSRRKSVHQALGGGTIAEALLWKRWSTGAFLLVATTAFWFMFEWAGYGLLSFAANVFLLLVTILFLWGKSASLLNRPLPPLPDLEVSDDFVVRAADVARAWANRVLKVAHDISLGGDVKLFLQVIFSLWLISYIGSLFSFLTFVYIGALISLTVPALYDKYQDHVDDKLNKAHEVLSTHYRKIDNVLSMILRPVNKEKKIQ